In one Lolium rigidum isolate FL_2022 chromosome 3, APGP_CSIRO_Lrig_0.1, whole genome shotgun sequence genomic region, the following are encoded:
- the LOC124697980 gene encoding probable glucuronosyltransferase Os03g0287800 translates to MGSAALDHAGGRPKKGSGGSQLWKKALLHSSLCFVMGFFTGFAPSSVSDWRSAAPVAGAGGLAVESSHLLRTQHSAGSNNRTLLSHGGAAAEAATPRPLLVVVTTTESTPTANGERAAMLTRMAHALRLVPPPLLWVVVEATPDVPATARLLRDTGLLYRHLTYKDNFTAAEVAAGKERHHQRNAALEHIERHRLAGVVHFAGLGDVFQLRFFDQIRQISTFGAWPVARMSRGERKVLVQGPACSASKVIGWFSRDLSSSTTVSTGQATPTGGAPAGAGAARPSSTPEIDVHGFAFNSSVLWDPERWGRYPTSEPDKSQDSIRFVQQVVTEDYSKVKGIPSDCSEIMVWRVDTPSSSRQTPGNNNRR, encoded by the exons ATGGGTTCCGCCGCGCTGGACCACGCCGGCGGTCGGCCGAAGAAGGGCTCCGGCGGGTCGCAGCTGTGGAAGAAGGCGCTGCTGCATTCCAGCCTGTGCTTCGTGATGGGCTTCTTCACCGGCTTCGCGCCCTCCTCCGTCTCCGACTGGCGCTCCGCCGCGCCCGTCGCCGGCGCGGGTGGGCTCGCGGTGGAGAGCAGCCACCTGCTGCGGACGCAGCACTCAGCGGGGAGCAACAACCGGACCCTGCTGTCGCACGGCGGCGCAGCGGCGGAAGCGGCGACCCCGCGGCCGCTGCTGGTGGTGGTGACCACGACGGAGTCGACCCCGACGGCTAACGGCGAGCGCGCGGCCATGCTGACCCGGATGGCGCACGCGCTCAGGCTggtcccgccgccgctgctgtgggtggtggtggaggccacCCCCGACGTTCCCGCCACCGCGCGGCTGCTCCGCGACACGGGGCTGCTCTACCGCCACCTGACCTACAAGGACAACTTCACCGCCGCCGAGGTGGCCGCGGGGAAGGAGCGGCACCACCAGCGCAACGCGGCGCTCGAGCACATCGAGCGGCACCGGCTCGCGGGCGTCGTCCACTTCGCGGGGCTCGGCGACGTCTTCCAGCTCCGCTTCTTCGACCAGATTCGCCAGATCAG CACGTTCGGCGCGTGGCCGGTGGCGAGGATGTCGCGGGGCGAGCGGAAGGTGCTGGTCCAGGGCCCCGCGTGCAGCGCGTCCAAGGTCATCGGCTGGTTCTCCAGGGAcctcagcagcagcaccaccgtcAGCACGGGCCAGGCCACACCCACGGGAGGCGCCccagccggcgccggcgcggcgagGCCGTCGTCGACGCCGGAGATCGACGTGCACGGATTCGCCTTCAACAGCTCCGTGCTCTGGGACCCCGAGCGGTGGGGGCGGTACCCGACCTCCGAGCCCGACAAGTCACAG GACTCCATCAGGTTCGTACAGCAAGTTGTGACGGAGGATTACAGCAAGGTGAAGGGCATCCCTTCCGACTGCTCCGAGATCATGGTGTGGCGCGTCGACACGCCTTCCTCCTCGCGGCAAACTCCGGGGAACAACAACAGGAGGTAG